In Prochlorococcus marinus str. MIT 1214, one DNA window encodes the following:
- the petA gene encoding cytochrome f, producing the protein MSRSLKLCICSLLLGCSIFLIPQPTWAYPFWAQQKFENPREATGKIVCANCHVASMPTRAEVPQSVAADSVFKTVVEIPYKKDLQEIGADGSKVPLQVGAVVMLPDGFKLAPQERWTDEIKEETQGVYFTQYSEEQENIILVGPLPGDQNREIVFPVLSPDPTKDKNINFGKYSIHIGGNRGRGQVYPTGEKSNNNLFTAANSGTITSIQTNEDGTQIINLNNEEGENFAETIPAGTSLLVKEGDTIETGAKLTEDPNVGGFGQLDKEIVLQSKARVIGMIIFFIGVGLSQIMLVLKKKQVEKVQAAEGI; encoded by the coding sequence ATGAGTCGATCACTAAAACTTTGTATTTGTTCATTGCTTCTTGGATGTTCAATATTCCTAATTCCTCAACCAACCTGGGCATACCCTTTTTGGGCTCAACAAAAATTCGAAAACCCTAGAGAAGCTACTGGGAAAATTGTTTGTGCAAATTGCCACGTTGCAAGTATGCCAACAAGAGCTGAAGTCCCTCAGTCCGTTGCAGCTGATAGTGTTTTCAAAACAGTCGTAGAAATACCTTATAAAAAGGATCTTCAAGAAATTGGTGCAGATGGGAGCAAAGTTCCTCTCCAAGTTGGAGCAGTTGTTATGCTTCCAGATGGTTTCAAGTTAGCTCCTCAAGAAAGATGGACTGACGAAATAAAAGAGGAGACACAAGGTGTGTACTTCACTCAGTACAGTGAGGAGCAAGAAAATATTATTTTAGTTGGCCCTTTACCAGGAGATCAAAATAGAGAGATTGTTTTCCCTGTACTCTCACCTGATCCCACCAAGGATAAAAATATTAACTTTGGAAAATATTCAATTCATATAGGAGGGAATAGAGGTAGAGGTCAGGTTTACCCAACTGGTGAAAAGAGCAATAATAATTTGTTTACTGCAGCAAATTCTGGAACAATAACCTCAATCCAAACAAACGAAGATGGAACACAAATTATTAATCTAAATAATGAAGAAGGAGAAAATTTTGCTGAAACTATTCCTGCAGGGACTTCATTATTAGTAAAAGAAGGTGACACTATTGAGACAGGTGCAAAATTAACTGAGGACCCTAATGTTGGAGGTTTTGGTCAACTTGACAAAGAAATCGTTTTACAAAGTAAGGCAAGAGTTATTGGAATGATAATTTTCTTCATAGGAGTTGGTTTATCCCAAATAATGCTGGTTCTTAAAAAGAAACAAGTTGAAAAAGTTCAAGCTGCTGAAGGAATATAA
- a CDS encoding high light inducible protein, which translates to MSLKQTDKANKSTKLASSSELNSWKRGFTPQAEIWNGRIAILGLIVLLTTLLISNSIFSG; encoded by the coding sequence ATGTCTTTAAAACAAACAGATAAAGCAAATAAATCAACTAAGCTTGCAAGCTCAAGTGAACTTAATTCATGGAAAAGAGGATTCACTCCACAAGCTGAGATATGGAATGGCAGAATAGCAATTTTAGGTTTGATTGTTTTATTAACAACCCTTTTAATATCAAATTCAATTTTTTCTGGCTAG
- a CDS encoding Photosystem I reaction center subunit III — protein MSRLLSILLSAFLFLGIAPIADARPGPALNADRAPTDFTASALVTCSENARFQERASTASTDQAIKRFERYSKALCGDDGLPHLIIGPPIEPWGAWINRGHEGDLLIPGVMFIYIAGIIGWSGREYVRAVRGKKNAAEYEIIIDTDLAWQCLKRGAAWPLHANREGKNGELRDKDNNVSLNGPRG, from the coding sequence ATGAGTCGTCTTTTATCAATCCTGCTATCAGCATTCCTTTTCCTAGGAATAGCACCAATAGCAGACGCAAGACCAGGCCCAGCTTTAAACGCTGATAGAGCCCCTACAGATTTTACAGCTTCTGCGCTAGTTACTTGTTCTGAAAATGCTCGATTCCAGGAGAGAGCTAGCACTGCTTCAACTGATCAAGCTATAAAAAGATTTGAGAGATACAGCAAAGCACTTTGTGGAGATGATGGACTTCCTCATTTGATCATTGGTCCTCCCATCGAACCATGGGGTGCATGGATTAACAGAGGACATGAAGGAGACTTACTTATTCCCGGAGTAATGTTCATTTATATTGCAGGAATTATTGGCTGGTCAGGAAGGGAATATGTAAGAGCCGTAAGAGGTAAAAAGAATGCTGCAGAATATGAGATCATTATTGATACCGATTTAGCTTGGCAATGCTTAAAAAGAGGAGCTGCATGGCCACTACATGCAAATAGAGAAGGAAAGAATGGAGAACTTAGAGACAAAGACAATAATGTTTCTCTTAATGGGCCAAGAGGCTAA
- the gmk gene encoding guanylate kinase: MSSIGNLTVLTGPSGVGKGTIVRKILESHSDVWLSISATTRKPRLGEIEGEHYFFLDNKKFQEIIDCEGFLEWASFSNNFYGTPKKIVKEKIEKGTNVLLEIELEGARQIRQSFPEALQIFLAPPNLYELEKRIRGRGTESEESIRDRLAIANKELMARKEFDAVVINEDIEKAFKEIEGLMGLKFNK, translated from the coding sequence ATGTCATCTATAGGAAATCTTACTGTTCTTACTGGCCCAAGTGGGGTAGGTAAGGGAACAATTGTTAGGAAAATCCTCGAAAGCCATAGTGATGTATGGCTTTCTATTTCTGCCACTACTCGTAAACCAAGGTTGGGAGAAATTGAGGGAGAACATTATTTTTTCTTAGACAATAAAAAGTTTCAAGAAATAATTGATTGTGAGGGTTTTCTTGAGTGGGCTTCATTCTCTAATAATTTTTATGGAACTCCAAAAAAAATAGTTAAAGAAAAAATAGAAAAAGGAACTAATGTTCTTCTTGAAATTGAATTAGAAGGAGCTCGACAAATTCGACAGTCTTTCCCCGAAGCATTACAAATATTTTTAGCACCACCAAATTTATATGAACTTGAAAAAAGAATTAGAGGTAGAGGTACTGAGAGCGAAGAATCTATTCGAGATCGTTTAGCAATAGCTAATAAGGAACTTATGGCCAGAAAAGAGTTTGATGCTGTAGTTATAAATGAAGATATAGAAAAAGCCTTCAAGGAAATTGAAGGCTTAATGGGATTGAAATTTAATAAATAA
- the petC gene encoding cytochrome b6-f complex iron-sulfur subunit encodes MTQMNAADVPSMGRRQFMNLLTFGTVTGVALGALYPVAQYFTPYRAGGGGGGTNAKDELGNPVKASAWLSTHPVGDRSLVQGLKGDPTYLIVEGDDAITSYGINAICTHLGCVVPWNSGANKYMCPCHGSQYDSTGKVVRGPAPLSLAIAHVSVEDDQVLVSQWTETDFRTGTAPWWG; translated from the coding sequence ATGACACAAATGAATGCTGCAGATGTGCCCTCAATGGGCAGAAGGCAGTTCATGAACTTGCTAACCTTTGGAACCGTTACAGGAGTTGCCTTAGGAGCGTTATATCCAGTAGCTCAATACTTCACTCCCTATAGAGCTGGAGGAGGTGGCGGCGGAACAAATGCTAAAGATGAGCTGGGCAATCCAGTAAAGGCAAGTGCCTGGTTATCTACTCACCCTGTTGGTGACAGAAGTTTAGTGCAAGGTCTTAAAGGTGACCCTACCTATCTAATAGTTGAAGGTGATGATGCAATCACCAGTTATGGAATTAACGCGATTTGTACTCACCTGGGTTGTGTAGTTCCATGGAATAGTGGAGCTAATAAGTACATGTGTCCATGCCATGGAAGTCAATATGACTCAACAGGGAAAGTAGTACGAGGTCCTGCTCCCTTATCATTAGCAATTGCTCACGTATCAGTAGAAGACGATCAGGTTCTAGTAAGTCAGTGGACAGAGACTGATTTCAGAACTGGCACCGCTCCTTGGTGGGGATGA
- a CDS encoding DUF3067 family protein yields MSFKSNESNPGSFSSSLPLEVDEVVGCLRRRWGVTYDLKLLIKRDRIYLQMMWGFLEQQSFPLDEETYRENLNRTLEIINRAGQSDFVRHWLENVQEKPRLGRAITLPFPIDQRMSEFVL; encoded by the coding sequence ATGAGTTTTAAATCTAATGAGTCAAATCCTGGTAGTTTTTCTTCTTCACTTCCATTGGAAGTAGACGAGGTGGTGGGATGCTTAAGAAGACGATGGGGTGTGACATATGATTTGAAATTGTTAATCAAAAGAGACCGAATATATTTACAAATGATGTGGGGTTTTTTAGAACAACAATCTTTCCCATTAGATGAGGAGACCTATAGAGAAAACTTGAATCGAACTTTAGAGATTATTAACCGTGCAGGTCAATCGGATTTTGTAAGACACTGGTTGGAAAATGTACAAGAAAAACCAAGACTTGGCAGAGCAATAACTTTACCTTTTCCTATAGATCAAAGGATGTCAGAATTTGTTCTTTAA
- a CDS encoding DUF1643 domain-containing protein, with translation MSFCLFSECGFYRWILKRELLSGKKTVVFIGLNPSKANLSNNDRTLTRIINFCSRWNYRNIYIVNLFGLISKSPVQLLKSNDPVGQNNDLIILKSLEFWRENTNCDLWLGWGDKGQLNGRDRKVLKLIKNFSNFKSKENNYSNRVLTLGLSKKGNPRHPLYMPNQSFLRKFDL, from the coding sequence TTGTCATTTTGCTTATTTAGTGAATGCGGATTTTATCGATGGATTTTAAAAAGAGAGTTGTTAAGTGGTAAAAAGACGGTAGTTTTTATTGGCTTGAATCCTTCAAAAGCCAATTTATCGAATAACGATAGGACTCTCACAAGGATAATTAATTTTTGTTCGAGGTGGAATTACAGAAATATCTATATTGTTAATCTATTTGGCCTGATTTCAAAGTCTCCTGTTCAACTATTAAAAAGCAATGATCCAGTGGGTCAAAATAATGATTTAATCATTTTAAAATCATTAGAATTTTGGCGGGAAAATACTAATTGCGACCTCTGGTTAGGATGGGGTGATAAAGGTCAATTAAATGGACGTGATCGTAAAGTTCTAAAACTAATTAAAAATTTTTCAAATTTCAAGTCAAAAGAAAATAATTATTCTAATCGTGTTTTAACTCTTGGGCTTAGCAAAAAAGGAAATCCTCGACACCCTCTCTATATGCCTAATCAATCTTTCCTAAGAAAATTTGATCTGTAA
- a CDS encoding helix-turn-helix domain-containing protein, whose product MEKSEERKSGSSNVANKKSSLRTVGEFLREARQGRNLSVEDLSSSLRIGKEQLIALESGDESALPEKVFIRAMVRRIAEKLNLDTSFILEELNEKKKNEPKPSPVIKKKNTKKNKSFNPFIIVILSGALGLFTSIMLLNYIQKGQNDSVNPQRSDIFLLDKKIPS is encoded by the coding sequence TTGGAAAAAAGTGAAGAAAGAAAAAGCGGTAGTTCTAATGTCGCAAATAAAAAATCCTCATTACGAACTGTTGGTGAGTTTCTCAGGGAAGCACGACAAGGCAGAAATCTTTCAGTAGAGGATCTATCTTCCTCACTCAGAATTGGGAAAGAACAATTGATTGCACTTGAGTCAGGGGATGAAAGTGCTCTTCCTGAAAAAGTTTTTATTAGAGCAATGGTTCGAAGAATTGCAGAGAAATTAAACTTAGATACAAGTTTTATTCTTGAAGAACTTAATGAAAAGAAAAAAAATGAACCTAAACCTAGCCCTGTGATTAAAAAGAAAAATACTAAAAAAAACAAAAGTTTTAATCCATTTATCATTGTAATTTTATCGGGTGCTTTAGGTTTATTTACTTCAATTATGCTATTAAATTATATTCAAAAAGGCCAAAATGATTCTGTTAATCCACAGCGAAGTGATATCTTTTTATTAGACAAAAAGATACCTTCCTAA
- the tatC gene encoding twin-arginine translocase subunit TatC, protein MPLLDHLEELRQRVLKSLIAILISSSFCLLFVRKLVQALEMPAGKIQFLQVAPGEFLFTSIKVAGYGGLTLSLPYILYQFLKFILPGLTKKEKLLIAPSVAGSAILFFLGIFFAWKALIPAALGFLISYGADVVEPLWSIEKYLDFVLLLMLSTGLAFQLPILQLILGFFEIISWQKMLSAWRVVVMASAIAGAVLTPSTDPITMLLLSTSITFLFLVGVGLVALTTNFKEQILTSFDL, encoded by the coding sequence ATGCCTTTATTAGATCATCTTGAGGAGCTACGACAAAGAGTACTAAAGAGTCTTATTGCAATTCTGATCTCATCAAGTTTCTGCTTGTTATTTGTTAGGAAGCTTGTACAAGCATTAGAAATGCCAGCAGGAAAAATTCAATTTTTACAAGTAGCACCTGGTGAATTTTTATTTACTTCAATCAAAGTCGCAGGTTATGGGGGGCTTACTCTTTCGCTTCCTTACATACTTTACCAGTTTTTGAAGTTCATCCTTCCAGGTCTAACTAAAAAAGAGAAGCTCTTGATAGCGCCATCAGTTGCAGGTTCAGCAATTTTATTTTTCTTAGGAATTTTCTTTGCATGGAAGGCTTTGATACCTGCCGCATTGGGTTTTCTTATAAGTTATGGCGCAGATGTGGTTGAACCACTTTGGTCAATCGAAAAGTATTTAGATTTCGTACTTCTACTAATGCTTTCTACCGGGTTAGCTTTTCAATTACCAATCCTTCAATTAATTCTAGGATTTTTTGAAATTATTTCATGGCAGAAGATGTTGTCTGCATGGAGAGTTGTTGTAATGGCTTCAGCAATTGCTGGGGCAGTTTTAACTCCATCTACTGACCCAATAACTATGCTTCTTCTCTCTACATCAATAACTTTTTTATTTCTTGTTGGAGTTGGATTAGTTGCCCTAACAACAAATTTTAAAGAACAAATTCTGACATCCTTTGATCTATAG
- a CDS encoding Rqc2 family fibronectin-binding protein, which yields MNKVPIQLMDLTTLKAVVFELSQDIVPSRFENAQQTDSQTLQLGFRTLEKLTWIEISWLAESPRIVQIPPPKRHGEKSTLAKQLKHLLVNLALLEIQQNGFERIVRFRFSSRPGKEIEKEMVVELMGRHSNIILLDKSSKVITLGKQIKEKHSRLRPIGTGDLYKAPPPLKGLVPKISESFDSWKENICLVPSTFKNSLKDTYQGISPALTLQIASNNYNEAINLINQSVTSIELKQWEAIYKRWKEWLSDIENSNYTINFNSSTDFVVWGKIKSKVEKTKIGLSLGIYYSNKIIDREITSIREKLKHDLEKSKNDEIRKLEMQELLIKNISEYITMQNKANNILTLQSPTKKQIIESQSLFKEAKRKKRSRESILNRIIFHKKKISEIEYCELFLDSLMYEDNEANKNKLDSIIELKEEVDEYICIKRNSSRFKSNRKKDQVATIKEIQSPSGIKIQIGSNNRQNELISLRKGKKGDLWFHAQETPGSHIVLKSSNGLINEKDIQLAADLASFFSRGRGNKLTPIIMVPIENLQRISGSLPGTVSHRGGKVLWGKAERAEKYFHQK from the coding sequence ATGAACAAAGTTCCAATTCAATTAATGGACTTAACAACCCTTAAAGCAGTTGTATTTGAACTTAGTCAGGACATAGTTCCAAGTCGATTTGAGAATGCACAACAAACTGATTCACAGACTCTTCAATTAGGATTTAGAACACTAGAAAAACTTACATGGATAGAAATTAGCTGGCTTGCCGAGTCCCCAAGAATAGTCCAGATACCACCTCCAAAAAGACATGGTGAGAAAAGCACATTAGCAAAACAATTAAAACATTTATTAGTCAATTTAGCTCTGCTAGAGATACAACAAAATGGGTTTGAAAGAATAGTAAGGTTTAGATTTTCTAGCAGGCCTGGTAAAGAAATTGAGAAAGAAATGGTCGTAGAATTGATGGGAAGACACAGCAATATTATACTTTTAGACAAATCAAGCAAAGTAATTACTCTTGGGAAACAAATAAAAGAAAAACACTCAAGGTTGAGACCAATAGGGACTGGAGATCTTTACAAAGCTCCACCACCACTTAAAGGATTAGTTCCTAAGATATCTGAATCATTTGATTCATGGAAAGAGAATATATGCTTGGTTCCATCAACATTCAAGAATAGTCTAAAAGACACTTATCAAGGAATAAGTCCAGCTCTAACATTACAAATTGCGAGTAATAATTACAATGAAGCAATTAATTTAATAAATCAATCGGTAACAAGTATTGAATTAAAACAATGGGAAGCAATATATAAAAGGTGGAAGGAATGGCTATCAGATATTGAGAATAGTAATTACACTATCAATTTCAATAGCTCCACTGATTTTGTAGTCTGGGGGAAAATAAAGTCAAAGGTTGAAAAAACAAAAATTGGTCTTAGCCTTGGCATATACTATTCAAATAAGATTATAGATAGGGAAATTACTTCTATTAGAGAAAAATTAAAGCATGATCTAGAAAAGTCAAAAAATGATGAAATTAGAAAACTAGAAATGCAAGAATTATTAATTAAAAATATTTCTGAATATATAACCATGCAAAATAAGGCTAATAATATTCTAACTTTACAGTCTCCTACAAAGAAGCAAATAATTGAGTCTCAAAGTCTTTTTAAAGAAGCCAAAAGAAAAAAAAGATCTCGGGAATCAATTCTAAATAGAATCATTTTTCACAAGAAAAAAATATCAGAAATTGAATATTGTGAATTATTTCTTGATTCATTAATGTATGAGGATAATGAGGCTAATAAAAATAAACTAGATTCAATTATTGAACTTAAAGAAGAGGTGGATGAATATATTTGCATAAAAAGAAATTCATCCAGGTTTAAATCAAATAGGAAGAAGGATCAGGTTGCAACTATAAAAGAGATCCAAAGTCCTAGTGGTATTAAGATTCAAATAGGTTCTAACAATAGGCAAAACGAATTAATTAGTCTAAGAAAAGGGAAAAAAGGAGATCTGTGGTTTCATGCTCAAGAAACACCTGGAAGCCATATTGTACTTAAATCATCCAATGGACTTATTAATGAGAAAGATATTCAATTAGCGGCTGATCTTGCTTCTTTTTTTAGCCGTGGTAGAGGTAACAAACTTACACCAATAATTATGGTCCCAATTGAAAATCTGCAAAGGATATCAGGCTCCTTACCTGGAACTGTTAGTCATAGGGGTGGGAAGGTCCTTTGGGGAAAAGCTGAGAGAGCCGAGAAATATTTCCACCAGAAGTGA
- the lgt gene encoding prolipoprotein diacylglyceryl transferase, with protein sequence MEYIFFTLRSPGPELFQLGPFSLRWYGLLIAVSVLVGLNLSGKLASKKGFKKSLISDLLPGLVFSSVIGARIYYVAFEWRNYIGKNFWSSINFLNLNIPIPRAIEIWGGGIAIHGALIMGTLSIIFFCRRRKEPFWDVIDLLVPSVALGQAIGRWGNFFNNEAFGLPTKLPWKLFIPYQFRPEIFTEQDYFHPTFLYESIWNFFVFGILIFLFLKSNKRELKLPSGTLSCLYLITYSLGRLWIEALRTDPLCLGGVPPFCDGGIRIAQLISLFLISTGLLGIWRIYISKKTLPDPSLINGRTQ encoded by the coding sequence ATGGAATATATTTTTTTTACCCTTAGATCACCTGGGCCTGAGTTGTTTCAACTAGGCCCTTTTTCATTAAGGTGGTATGGATTGCTAATAGCTGTTTCAGTTTTAGTAGGTTTAAATTTATCAGGTAAATTAGCCTCAAAAAAAGGATTCAAAAAAAGCCTTATTAGCGATTTACTTCCTGGCTTAGTTTTTTCATCTGTAATTGGGGCAAGAATTTATTATGTTGCATTTGAATGGAGAAACTATATTGGTAAAAACTTCTGGAGTTCTATTAATTTCTTAAACTTAAATATTCCTATTCCCAGAGCTATCGAAATTTGGGGAGGAGGAATTGCAATTCATGGAGCACTCATAATGGGTACATTATCCATTATATTTTTTTGCCGAAGAAGAAAAGAACCTTTTTGGGATGTTATCGATTTGTTGGTCCCCTCAGTTGCATTGGGCCAAGCAATAGGTAGATGGGGAAATTTTTTTAATAATGAAGCCTTTGGTCTCCCTACAAAATTACCCTGGAAATTATTTATACCCTATCAATTCAGGCCAGAAATATTCACCGAACAAGATTATTTTCACCCTACTTTTCTTTATGAATCAATATGGAATTTTTTTGTTTTTGGAATACTAATTTTTCTTTTTTTAAAGTCAAATAAAAGAGAACTTAAGCTCCCATCTGGCACCTTAAGTTGCTTGTATTTAATAACTTACAGTTTAGGAAGGTTATGGATAGAAGCCCTAAGAACAGATCCTTTATGCTTGGGTGGGGTTCCACCTTTTTGTGATGGCGGTATAAGAATCGCACAATTAATTAGTTTGTTTTTAATTAGTACAGGCCTATTAGGAATATGGAGAATTTATATCTCGAAGAAAACACTCCCTGATCCTTCTTTAATTAATGGGAGAACTCAATGA
- the psaJ gene encoding photosystem I reaction center subunit IX, translating into MFQLFRTKWFRSAPVVATIWIALTAGIIVEFNRFVPDLLFHPMSF; encoded by the coding sequence ATGTTTCAATTATTTCGTACTAAATGGTTTAGATCAGCTCCAGTCGTGGCAACGATTTGGATCGCTCTAACAGCAGGTATTATTGTTGAATTTAATAGATTTGTACCAGACTTACTTTTCCACCCAATGTCTTTTTAA
- the tsaD gene encoding tRNA (adenosine(37)-N6)-threonylcarbamoyltransferase complex transferase subunit TsaD — MSIILSLETSCDESAVALVSNEEGKIELIAHEMASQIEEHANWGGVVPEIASRRHLENLPFLIEEVFSKSKLQIKDIDAVAATVTPGLAGSLLVGSITARTLANLNQIPFLGIHHLEGHLSSIYLSENHPKPPFLVLLVSGGHTELIKVDLQHKYQRLGRSHDDAAGEAFDKVARLLGLSYPGGPEIQKIAKSGDPKKFLFPKGRVSKPEGGFYPYDFSFSGLKTAVFRQIEKIKSENKKLPIADIAASFEHVVAEVLVDRSLRCVLDQGLNSLVLVGGVAANLRLREMMLAKASENSINISLAPMEFCTDNAAMIGAAALLRLSSNNIKSSMELGVSARWPLEKSDLLYDCNPPF; from the coding sequence ATGTCAATAATTTTATCCCTCGAAACAAGTTGTGACGAGTCCGCCGTGGCTCTCGTTTCAAATGAAGAAGGAAAGATTGAATTGATAGCTCATGAAATGGCATCGCAAATTGAAGAACATGCTAATTGGGGAGGAGTTGTTCCGGAAATTGCTTCAAGAAGACATTTAGAAAATCTTCCATTTTTAATTGAAGAGGTTTTTTCAAAATCAAAATTACAGATAAAAGATATAGATGCAGTAGCAGCAACTGTTACTCCAGGATTAGCAGGTTCGCTTTTGGTTGGATCAATTACGGCAAGAACCTTGGCTAATTTGAATCAAATTCCATTTTTAGGAATTCATCATTTGGAGGGACATCTGTCATCAATATATTTGTCAGAAAATCATCCTAAACCTCCTTTCTTAGTCTTATTGGTTAGTGGAGGTCATACTGAATTGATAAAAGTAGATCTTCAACATAAGTATCAACGTCTTGGTAGAAGTCATGATGATGCGGCTGGAGAAGCTTTTGATAAAGTTGCAAGACTGCTGGGACTTTCGTATCCAGGGGGGCCAGAAATTCAAAAAATAGCTAAATCTGGAGATCCCAAAAAATTCTTATTCCCAAAAGGGAGAGTTTCTAAACCTGAAGGTGGTTTTTATCCATATGACTTTTCTTTTAGTGGTTTGAAAACGGCTGTATTTCGCCAGATAGAAAAAATCAAGTCAGAAAATAAAAAATTACCAATAGCCGATATTGCTGCAAGTTTTGAACACGTAGTGGCTGAGGTTTTAGTAGACAGGAGCTTGCGATGTGTCCTTGATCAAGGTTTAAATTCTCTTGTTTTAGTTGGAGGAGTAGCTGCAAACTTGCGATTAAGGGAAATGATGCTTGCAAAAGCATCTGAAAATTCAATTAATATTTCTCTTGCGCCAATGGAATTTTGTACTGATAATGCGGCAATGATTGGGGCGGCAGCTTTGTTAAGATTATCTTCAAATAATATTAAAAGTTCAATGGAACTTGGTGTTTCCGCTCGTTGGCCTTTAGAAAAATCAGATTTACTTTATGATTGCAATCCACCTTTTTAA
- the cobM gene encoding precorrin-4 C(11)-methyltransferase: MNPISIVGAGPGALDLMTIRAQQRLKTADVLVWTDSLIPIQITKLVKDDCEKIKTSSLTLEEILLILIKKHKEGKKIVRLHDGDPCLYGAISEQICRLNDKGIQVEVIPGVSAYQATAATLGFELTIPDLTQTIILSRADGRTGKPEKESLQKLASIQSSLCLYLSARHVDEVQEILIEYYPANTPVAIAYRVTWPDEWIKVIPLSEMAKTSQEQNLIRTTLYIISPALKIGKNRSKLYNSSHSHLFRSS; encoded by the coding sequence ATGAATCCAATTTCAATTGTGGGAGCAGGTCCAGGCGCTTTAGACTTAATGACAATAAGAGCTCAACAAAGACTAAAAACAGCTGACGTTCTTGTTTGGACAGACTCTCTCATTCCCATACAAATAACAAAACTTGTTAAAGATGATTGTGAGAAGATCAAGACAAGTTCATTAACTCTAGAAGAGATACTTTTGATCTTAATTAAAAAGCACAAGGAAGGGAAAAAAATCGTTCGCCTCCATGATGGTGATCCTTGCTTATATGGAGCCATCTCAGAACAAATATGTAGATTAAACGATAAAGGAATTCAAGTAGAGGTGATTCCGGGAGTAAGTGCCTATCAAGCAACAGCAGCAACTTTAGGATTCGAACTAACAATTCCAGATTTAACCCAAACAATAATACTAAGCAGAGCTGATGGCAGGACAGGCAAACCAGAGAAGGAGAGTCTTCAAAAGCTAGCATCTATTCAATCTTCTTTATGTCTTTACCTAAGCGCAAGACATGTAGATGAAGTGCAAGAGATACTTATAGAGTATTATCCTGCGAATACTCCTGTAGCAATTGCATATAGAGTAACTTGGCCAGATGAATGGATAAAAGTTATACCTTTGAGTGAGATGGCAAAAACATCTCAAGAACAAAATTTAATCAGAACAACATTATATATAATTAGTCCAGCATTAAAGATAGGTAAAAACAGATCAAAGCTTTATAATAGTTCTCATTCACATTTATTTAGGTCTAGTTAA